One region of Capillibacterium thermochitinicola genomic DNA includes:
- a CDS encoding [Fe-Fe] hydrogenase large subunit C-terminal domain-containing protein: MELRSHSVVMDEEKCKGCTNCIKQCPTEAIRVRSGKAFILTERCIDCGECIRICENHAKKAVATDLETLKQYDYRVALPAPSLYAQFKAENPGRIIAALYEFGFDEVYEVAFAAELTTCAIREYVKNRRKSAGPFPVISSSCPAVTRLVQIRFPTLIPNLVPVDPPYITAAKYFLRERLPELNIPREKVGVFFITPCPAKITDLNNYGQPLVDGALPINLLFGELNHILVEKVLSPVQRRSSGVGIGWARAGGENFGVNVENALAVDGIQNVAAILEEIELGKLNDIEYIEALACPQGCVGGALTVENPYVARAMIRKLATLYGNNAIPDVVETLYAELKKENEHFFTHDKVIADNSVLRLDRDLSKAIKKLNQLENILTKLPAIDCGACGSPTCRSLAEDIVQGNAHLTDCIFILREHLEKLAQRLLVLAQIRPPAMGWANEKEEKNDPKRASQGN, from the coding sequence GTGGAACTCCGTTCCCACTCCGTCGTGATGGACGAAGAAAAATGTAAAGGCTGTACCAACTGTATAAAACAATGTCCGACCGAGGCGATTCGCGTTCGTAGTGGAAAAGCATTCATTCTCACGGAACGGTGTATTGATTGTGGGGAATGTATCCGGATCTGCGAAAACCATGCTAAAAAAGCGGTCGCCACAGACCTGGAGACCCTAAAGCAATACGATTACCGGGTTGCCTTACCGGCCCCGAGCTTATATGCCCAGTTTAAAGCGGAGAACCCCGGAAGGATCATCGCCGCCCTTTACGAATTTGGCTTTGACGAAGTTTACGAAGTGGCATTTGCCGCCGAACTAACCACCTGTGCCATCCGGGAATATGTTAAAAACCGGCGGAAATCAGCGGGACCATTCCCAGTGATCTCTTCTTCGTGCCCGGCGGTTACCCGGCTGGTCCAAATCCGTTTTCCTACTTTAATTCCGAATTTGGTTCCGGTTGATCCACCGTATATCACCGCGGCCAAATATTTTCTGCGGGAAAGACTACCAGAGCTAAACATCCCCCGGGAAAAAGTGGGTGTTTTTTTTATTACACCTTGCCCGGCGAAGATTACCGACCTAAACAACTATGGACAGCCACTAGTGGACGGTGCGTTACCGATTAATCTTCTTTTTGGGGAGCTCAACCATATCTTGGTGGAGAAAGTGCTTTCTCCGGTTCAACGCCGCAGCTCGGGAGTGGGGATCGGCTGGGCTCGGGCTGGCGGGGAGAATTTTGGGGTTAATGTCGAAAATGCATTGGCTGTCGATGGCATCCAGAATGTAGCCGCGATCTTGGAAGAGATTGAACTGGGCAAACTAAATGATATTGAGTATATTGAAGCTTTAGCTTGCCCGCAGGGTTGTGTCGGGGGCGCCTTGACGGTGGAAAACCCCTATGTTGCCCGGGCGATGATTCGAAAACTGGCAACCCTCTATGGAAACAACGCCATACCTGACGTGGTTGAAACGTTGTATGCGGAATTAAAAAAGGAAAACGAACATTTCTTCACCCACGATAAGGTCATTGCCGACAATTCCGTATTAAGATTGGACCGGGATTTATCAAAGGCCATCAAAAAACTGAACCAACTGGAAAACATCTTGACCAAACTTCCGGCGATCGACTGTGGAGCCTGCGGTTCGCCCACCTGCCGCTCGCTGGCCGAAGATATTGTCCAGGGCAACGCCCATTTGACCGATTGTATTTTCATCCTCCGCGAACATTTGGAGAAATTAGCCCAGCGACTATTGGTTCTAGCCCAAATCCGGCCGCCCGCCATGGGTTGGGCCAACGAAAAGGAGGAAAAGAATGACCCTAAAAGAGCTAGTCAAGGTAATTGA
- a CDS encoding DRTGG domain-containing protein → MTLKELVKVIEANVITGHEKLETTITGVYVSDLLSDVIGHAQEGQAWLTIQTHANVVAVALLLNLAAIVFTAGAEPEAETIAKAQTEGTVLLTTKLPTFETAGRLYTNWQ, encoded by the coding sequence ATGACCCTAAAAGAGCTAGTCAAGGTAATTGAGGCCAACGTCATAACCGGTCATGAAAAATTGGAGACCACAATTACCGGTGTCTATGTTTCCGATTTATTGAGCGATGTCATTGGCCATGCGCAGGAAGGACAGGCCTGGCTGACCATTCAAACCCATGCCAATGTTGTGGCGGTAGCTTTACTACTGAATTTAGCCGCCATCGTTTTTACGGCGGGAGCTGAGCCCGAGGCGGAGACCATCGCCAAAGCCCAAACCGAAGGAACCGTTTTGCTCACTACTAAACTGCCCACTTTTGAAACAGCCGGACGGCTCTACACAAACTGGCAATGA
- a CDS encoding PHP domain-containing protein — MKTDLKTYTADLHLHTTLSPCADRQMVPELVFAQAKKAGVDVLAITDHNSTRNLPAFLRNCPPGLWVIPGMEVQTKEEIHLVCLFPELEAAMEWGRTVRAFLTPLKNKTTYFGQQIILDKHGKPCGEEEILLLNSIALSLEETVVQVRRLGGVIYPAHIDRPAFSILSQIGFLPAEPTFSFLEISPRAPLAKMRQEYPGHNLIRASDAHYLNQIGVKPSLLEMGGLCWEEFLLALNQQEQRKVVAI; from the coding sequence ATGAAAACCGATTTAAAGACTTACACTGCCGATTTACACCTTCATACCACGCTTTCGCCGTGTGCCGACCGGCAGATGGTGCCGGAGTTGGTTTTTGCCCAGGCGAAAAAAGCAGGGGTTGATGTCCTGGCCATCACGGACCATAATTCCACCCGGAACCTCCCGGCTTTCCTGCGGAATTGCCCGCCGGGGCTGTGGGTGATCCCGGGCATGGAAGTCCAGACCAAAGAAGAGATCCATCTGGTTTGTTTGTTTCCGGAGTTGGAAGCGGCGATGGAGTGGGGGAGGACCGTTCGTGCTTTTTTGACCCCGCTAAAAAATAAAACAACCTATTTCGGCCAGCAAATCATTCTGGATAAGCACGGAAAACCCTGTGGCGAAGAGGAAATCCTCCTCCTGAACTCGATTGCCCTTTCCTTGGAAGAAACTGTTGTGCAAGTACGTCGTTTGGGCGGGGTGATTTACCCGGCCCATATCGACCGTCCAGCCTTCAGCATTCTTTCGCAGATTGGGTTTCTTCCGGCCGAGCCGACCTTTTCCTTCCTGGAAATTTCGCCCCGTGCCCCGTTGGCCAAGATGCGTCAAGAGTATCCTGGACATAACTTAATCCGCGCCTCCGATGCCCATTATTTAAACCAAATTGGTGTAAAACCTTCACTTTTGGAGATGGGCGGTTTGTGTTGGGAAGAGTTCCTGCTTGCCCTGAACCAGCAAGAACAAAGGAAGGTGGTGGCAATTTAA
- the nuoE gene encoding NADH-quinone oxidoreductase subunit NuoE: MTEACCQRFSEEQFRDLDEVIAQYQGKPGGLIPVLHKAQLIFGYLPQEVQIRVAEGLKVPLSEVYGVVTFYSFFSQQPRGRHTIGVCLGTACYVKGAAEIVEALEEQLKVKVGETTANGDFTLMVTRCLGACGLAPVLTIGENVYGRLTPDKIPEVIKQYQETE; encoded by the coding sequence ATGACAGAAGCATGTTGCCAGCGCTTTTCGGAAGAACAATTCCGTGATTTGGATGAGGTTATTGCGCAATACCAAGGAAAGCCCGGCGGATTAATTCCCGTTCTTCACAAAGCCCAGTTGATCTTTGGTTACCTTCCGCAAGAAGTACAGATTAGAGTGGCGGAAGGTCTAAAGGTCCCCTTGAGCGAAGTATATGGCGTAGTAACCTTTTATTCTTTCTTTTCCCAACAACCGCGGGGGCGGCACACGATTGGCGTTTGCTTAGGGACGGCCTGTTATGTGAAAGGGGCCGCCGAGATTGTGGAAGCCCTTGAGGAACAGCTGAAAGTTAAAGTTGGCGAGACGACTGCCAACGGCGATTTTACTTTGATGGTGACCCGTTGTCTGGGTGCCTGCGGATTGGCCCCGGTATTAACGATAGGTGAAAATGTTTATGGCCGTTTAACTCCTGATAAGATCCCGGAGGTTATCAAACAATACCAAGAAACGGAATAA